A single window of Sporomusaceae bacterium DNA harbors:
- a CDS encoding methyl-accepting chemotaxis protein, giving the protein MNLTMKMVAFFMLVVLTASAGFVFTIMEVNDTARLVEQVDKEDLPRLLKTNQISKNASDQVAILRGYYITRDPQLLNDYKKAADANEKIETDLINSARRPEAKQLASEIKTLEDKYQEAAEKKFIPLVQAGKQEEMLQVMRQELVPAAKALIDKLNEAQEYRNKRINEAMQEATNNARHATTVAIGAALIAALLGIVIGFFAARSIARPVNQLAAVAQKVAGGDLTEQVKVDRQDEIGQLATAFNTMVVQLKTLIQQINANAEQLAASSEELTASSDQSAQAANQIATSITDVANGATEQLAAANETSAVVEQMSAGIQQIAANTNQVAEQSAQAADKAKDGGKAVDRAVSQMAQIEDTVNTSAKVVAKLGERSKEIGQIVDTISGIAGQTNLLALNAAIEAARAGEQGRGFAVVAEEVRKLAEQSQEAAKKIAELIGEIQGDTDKAVVAMNDGTREVKTGAEVVNAAGLAFGEIVALVSQVSSQVREISAAVQQMASGSQQIVGSVRKIDTLSKTSAGEAQSVSAATEEQLASMEEIASSSQALAKLAQELQSAVARFRV; this is encoded by the coding sequence ATGAATTTGACGATGAAAATGGTGGCTTTTTTCATGCTGGTGGTGCTGACTGCGTCGGCGGGGTTCGTCTTCACCATCATGGAGGTCAACGACACGGCGCGGTTGGTGGAGCAGGTCGACAAGGAAGATTTACCCCGCCTGCTCAAAACCAATCAGATCAGTAAAAACGCATCAGACCAGGTGGCTATCCTGCGCGGATATTATATCACCAGAGATCCGCAGCTGCTGAACGACTACAAGAAGGCCGCCGATGCCAACGAAAAAATCGAAACAGACCTTATCAACTCTGCACGGAGACCAGAGGCGAAACAACTGGCCAGCGAAATCAAAACCTTGGAGGACAAGTATCAAGAAGCTGCTGAAAAGAAATTTATCCCCCTGGTGCAGGCCGGCAAGCAGGAAGAAATGCTACAGGTGATGAGACAGGAACTGGTGCCTGCAGCCAAGGCCCTGATCGATAAACTCAACGAGGCCCAGGAGTATCGAAACAAGCGGATTAACGAAGCAATGCAGGAGGCGACGAACAACGCACGTCACGCAACGACTGTGGCCATCGGCGCCGCCCTGATTGCCGCTCTGCTGGGCATTGTTATCGGCTTCTTTGCGGCCCGCAGCATCGCCCGGCCGGTCAACCAGCTAGCGGCGGTGGCCCAGAAGGTGGCGGGCGGCGATCTGACCGAACAAGTGAAGGTGGATCGCCAGGACGAGATTGGCCAGTTGGCCACGGCCTTCAACACGATGGTAGTTCAGCTCAAGACTCTGATTCAGCAGATCAACGCCAACGCCGAACAGCTGGCAGCCTCGTCCGAAGAACTGACAGCCAGCTCTGATCAGTCGGCCCAAGCGGCCAACCAGATCGCGACCTCGATCACCGATGTGGCCAACGGGGCGACGGAGCAACTGGCGGCGGCCAACGAGACATCAGCGGTTGTCGAGCAAATGTCGGCCGGCATCCAGCAGATTGCGGCCAACACCAACCAGGTGGCCGAGCAGTCGGCTCAGGCTGCCGATAAAGCCAAGGATGGCGGCAAGGCGGTAGATAGGGCGGTCAGTCAGATGGCCCAGATCGAAGATACGGTCAACACGTCAGCCAAGGTCGTCGCCAAACTGGGCGAGCGCTCGAAGGAGATCGGCCAGATCGTCGATACAATCTCCGGCATCGCCGGGCAGACCAATCTCTTGGCCTTGAACGCGGCGATTGAAGCGGCACGCGCCGGCGAACAGGGCAGGGGGTTCGCGGTGGTTGCCGAGGAAGTGCGGAAGCTGGCCGAGCAGTCGCAGGAAGCGGCCAAGAAGATCGCCGAACTGATCGGGGAGATCCAGGGGGACACCGACAAAGCGGTCGTGGCGATGAACGACGGTACACGGGAAGTGAAGACCGGAGCCGAAGTGGTCAACGCCGCCGGGCTGGCGTTCGGGGAAATCGTGGCGCTGGTGTCGCAGGTTTCAAGCCAGGTGCGGGAGATTTCGGCGGCCGTGCAGCAAATGGCGAGCGGTAGCCAGCAGATCGTAGGCTCGGTCAGGAAGATAGACACCCTCAGCAAGACGTCGGCAGGCGAAGCTCAGAGCGTCTCGGCGGCCACTGAGGAGCAACTGGCTTCGATGGAGGAAATCGCGAGTTCCAGCCAGGCGCTGGCAAAACTGGCCCAGGAGCTCCAGTCGGCGGTTGCCAGGTTCCGGGTATAG
- a CDS encoding chemotaxis protein CheW, with amino-acid sequence MASEQLVVFRLGKEEYAVSITQVKEIIRYGGATKLPNTPDHMEGIINLRGKVIPVIDLAKRFGLVREKTDGAQAVIVEAARREVGVVVDGVTEVLRIEDSAIELAQTVCHAGQFLRGIGKLEGRLLIILDLDKLLSEEEQQAIAFPGS; translated from the coding sequence ATGGCGTCGGAACAATTAGTCGTCTTTCGGCTGGGGAAAGAGGAGTACGCCGTTTCCATCACCCAGGTGAAGGAAATAATCCGCTACGGCGGGGCGACAAAACTGCCCAACACCCCCGACCACATGGAGGGAATCATCAACCTCCGGGGAAAGGTAATCCCGGTGATTGATTTGGCGAAACGGTTCGGGCTGGTGCGCGAAAAGACAGACGGTGCGCAGGCGGTGATCGTGGAGGCGGCTAGGCGGGAAGTCGGAGTGGTGGTGGACGGGGTCACGGAGGTGCTGCGGATAGAGGACAGCGCCATCGAGCTGGCCCAGACGGTCTGCCACGCCGGGCAATTCCTGCGGGGCATTGGCAAGCTGGAAGGGCGGCTGCTGATTATCCTCGACCTGGACAAGCTGTTGAGCGAAGAAGAGCAACAGGCAATCGCATTCCCTGGGAGTTAA
- a CDS encoding IS481 family transposase yields the protein MDKEMLKRWKWVQTYQKTKNAGLTCLRCGISRPTLRKWWRRYQDHGLEGLKSQSRRPHSSIRKVQDLEHGWVMELRRKRKLGARRIANELRRLYDFSISLATIQKVLVKEQCSFLPRRKRSGQKTRRYNRSIPGDRVQVDVMKVRPGLYQYTAIDDCTRYRVLGLYPRRTAENSLDFLEKVLEELPFPVQRIQTDRGLEFFAYSFQEKLMEYHIKFRPIRPGSPYLNGKVERSQRTDKDEFYATVDLYDPELSTKLEEWQDYYNCFRPHLSLGNQSPWQIWLDKAAVTPLSEEIFATYDESRETIRDQDYAWDSRYQKLKR from the coding sequence ATGGATAAAGAAATGTTGAAACGATGGAAATGGGTTCAAACCTATCAAAAAACCAAAAATGCGGGCCTAACCTGCTTGCGATGCGGCATATCCCGACCGACACTTCGGAAGTGGTGGCGACGGTATCAAGACCATGGCTTGGAGGGGCTTAAGAGCCAAAGCCGACGTCCCCACAGCTCCATCCGGAAAGTGCAGGATTTAGAGCATGGTTGGGTTATGGAGCTTCGAAGAAAACGGAAACTTGGAGCACGCCGAATTGCCAATGAGCTTCGGCGACTATACGACTTTTCAATCAGCCTGGCTACGATACAGAAAGTCCTCGTAAAAGAGCAGTGCTCCTTTTTGCCCCGCAGGAAGCGCTCTGGGCAAAAGACACGCCGCTACAATCGCTCCATACCAGGCGACCGGGTTCAAGTGGATGTGATGAAGGTTAGACCGGGATTATACCAATATACGGCCATTGATGATTGCACGCGATACCGGGTTTTGGGACTGTATCCGCGACGAACCGCCGAAAACTCCCTGGACTTTTTGGAGAAGGTGTTGGAGGAGCTGCCGTTCCCTGTCCAGCGGATTCAAACAGATCGTGGATTAGAATTTTTCGCTTACTCCTTTCAGGAAAAGCTGATGGAGTATCACATCAAATTCCGCCCTATCCGCCCCGGCTCACCTTACCTGAACGGAAAAGTGGAGCGGAGCCAGAGGACTGATAAGGATGAGTTTTATGCCACTGTCGATCTGTACGATCCTGAGTTATCTACGAAGCTAGAAGAGTGGCAGGATTACTACAATTGTTTTCGTCCTCATCTTTCTCTTGGCAATCAATCGCCCTGGCAGATCTGGCTCGACAAAGCTGCTGTTACGCCACTAAGTGAAGAAATCTTTGCAACCTATGATGAATCACGGGAGACGATCCGCGATCAAGATTATGCCTGGGATTCGCGTTATCAAAAATTGAAACGATGA
- a CDS encoding GHKL domain-containing protein has product MIKTCALFLAIVWKTLLKPAVKMPQDQLRYIDINTTIAKNHLVIKIANSFYGSVLRQGDSFVSSKDGDDHGMGLASVKALTSKYHGYCSIYCEQQVFKVAVFLQLPETVAESRSFSIP; this is encoded by the coding sequence ATGATCAAGACCTGTGCGTTATTCTTGGCAATTGTTTGGAAAACGCTGTTGAAGCCTGCAGTAAAAATGCCCCAAGATCAGTTGCGTTATATTGACATTAATACCACCATAGCTAAGAATCATCTGGTAATTAAAATTGCTAATTCTTTTTATGGTTCCGTCCTCCGTCAAGGCGATAGTTTTGTCTCCTCAAAAGATGGCGATGATCATGGAATGGGGCTTGCCAGTGTGAAAGCGCTAACTTCCAAATACCACGGTTATTGCTCTATTTATTGTGAACAACAAGTATTCAAAGTTGCTGTCTTTTTGCAACTTCCGGAAACAGTTGCCGAATCGCGCTCATTCAGTATCCCCTGA
- a CDS encoding GHKL domain-containing protein produces MAESTLLLVNISRAIFFIANLWLTYSFLTPRRPVWFQISAYAGTWVAQYLARLLLTPTGLDTFLIGHMLTILYFIPIALIFKETLNAKFFVLFMVTSLSLFNFLICLFLEQIIFGRMVGGLVLAGQLLELASIPLIRKHITPHVKNILEIINLQNPLFTVFPLLSFILLAFYAVQRTYLLSIFIPLVLSAVIISIAYYLIAISIDRTKRHQLLEKQLALQRDHYRNLSDSITAAKANRHDLRHHLVTISEFLGKKEAAAAHEYLNTLCNHYDDSHIPTVCQNQSADALICHYLKLAKQQGIEVDLNLHIPDNLGIDDQDLCVIIGNCLENATEACNKISGTERRLIDFKASITKGYLVVKITNTFNGIVQPLNDGFVSSKKHAGSGIGLSSVKTLAAKYHGQCLTSFDHRVFKVSISLKLSETHAAPEFINIPG; encoded by the coding sequence ATGGCGGAATCAACCCTGCTTCTGGTCAATATAAGCCGGGCAATCTTCTTCATCGCGAACCTTTGGCTTACATACTCCTTCCTGACCCCCAGGCGGCCAGTCTGGTTTCAGATTAGCGCCTACGCCGGCACATGGGTGGCCCAGTACCTGGCGCGTCTCCTCCTGACGCCGACGGGCCTCGACACGTTTTTGATCGGCCATATGCTGACCATATTGTACTTTATCCCCATTGCCCTCATTTTCAAAGAAACGCTCAACGCCAAATTTTTTGTTCTCTTCATGGTCACCTCTTTGTCCCTGTTCAATTTCCTCATCTGCCTGTTTCTGGAGCAAATAATCTTTGGCCGTATGGTGGGCGGTTTAGTTCTGGCGGGTCAACTGCTGGAACTGGCATCGATACCGCTGATAAGAAAACATATCACCCCCCATGTCAAAAACATCCTCGAAATCATCAACCTCCAGAATCCCCTTTTTACGGTGTTTCCGCTCCTGTCCTTCATCCTGCTGGCTTTCTACGCCGTACAAAGAACCTACCTGCTGTCCATTTTTATTCCCCTGGTATTATCGGCTGTCATCATCTCCATCGCCTATTACCTGATCGCCATATCCATCGACCGCACCAAGCGCCATCAACTGCTCGAAAAACAACTGGCCCTGCAGCGCGATCACTACCGCAACCTCAGCGACAGCATTACCGCTGCCAAAGCAAACCGCCACGACTTGCGCCACCACCTGGTGACAATCTCCGAGTTCTTAGGCAAAAAAGAAGCTGCCGCCGCCCACGAATATCTGAACACGCTCTGCAATCACTACGACGACAGCCATATCCCCACTGTCTGCCAAAACCAGTCCGCCGACGCGCTCATCTGCCACTACTTAAAACTGGCTAAGCAACAAGGCATCGAAGTCGACCTCAACCTGCACATCCCTGATAACCTGGGCATCGACGACCAGGACCTGTGCGTCATCATCGGCAACTGCCTGGAAAATGCCACCGAAGCCTGTAATAAAATCAGCGGCACCGAGCGGCGCTTGATTGATTTTAAAGCCTCCATCACTAAAGGATATCTGGTAGTCAAAATAACAAATACATTCAACGGTATCGTTCAGCCGCTGAACGACGGTTTTGTCTCTTCGAAAAAACATGCCGGCAGCGGCATCGGGCTATCAAGCGTGAAAACCCTTGCCGCCAAATATCACGGACAGTGCCTTACATCCTTCGATCACCGCGTTTTTAAAGTATCCATCTCCCTGAAACTCTCGGAAACGCATGCCGCGCCGGAGTTTATCAACATCCCCGGATAA
- a CDS encoding LytTR family DNA-binding domain-containing protein — protein MLVPGIGPPFVAQDGSGLPPGREGKRILIIAVCDDDFNDRVHICKAVEAYLHNKGSAGKVLDYDSAEKLNSVLESKKLKFDIVFLDIIMRDMDGMTCARLIRQQDKLARIIFLTSSTDYVYEGYEVNATAYLVKPINADKLAGVIDKACDQIEEAAKESIAITSGGATQRILLTDILYLESEKNKVMIILANGKRLAVYTTLDGFEQSHRSKLWIRSHKSYLVNFLYIEQYAGDKFVLRDGTVIPISRVYKDVARAAFFDLLHADG, from the coding sequence ATGCTAGTTCCCGGTATAGGGCCTCCATTTGTAGCGCAAGATGGCAGCGGGCTACCACCGGGGAGGGAGGGGAAAAGAATATTAATTATTGCGGTATGCGACGACGATTTTAATGATAGAGTCCATATCTGTAAAGCTGTGGAAGCTTATTTGCATAACAAGGGTAGTGCCGGAAAAGTTCTCGATTATGACAGCGCCGAGAAATTGAATTCGGTACTGGAGAGTAAAAAACTGAAGTTTGATATTGTGTTTCTGGATATCATCATGAGAGATATGGACGGCATGACGTGCGCGCGGTTGATCCGTCAGCAGGACAAGCTGGCCAGGATCATATTTTTGACCAGTTCGACGGATTATGTTTATGAGGGGTATGAGGTCAATGCCACGGCTTATTTGGTAAAACCGATTAATGCGGATAAGTTGGCGGGAGTTATAGACAAAGCATGCGACCAGATAGAAGAAGCGGCGAAAGAAAGCATCGCGATTACCAGCGGGGGCGCAACCCAACGGATTTTGCTCACGGATATCCTTTATCTGGAGAGCGAGAAGAATAAGGTTATGATTATACTGGCCAATGGCAAGCGCTTGGCTGTTTATACGACGCTGGACGGGTTCGAACAGTCTCATCGGTCAAAGCTGTGGATAAGGTCTCACAAAAGTTATCTGGTCAATTTTTTATATATCGAGCAATACGCAGGCGATAAGTTTGTGCTGAGGGACGGCACTGTGATACCGATCAGCCGGGTGTACAAGGATGTGGCCAGAGCAGCTTTTTTTGATCTTTTGCATGCCGATGGATAG
- a CDS encoding TIGR03768 family metallophosphoesterase, which produces MKGLSRRTFIKTGLAGAALVACGALLPGAKWLLHPVGAAPGFQTTVERTIVPVPVPATSPKILPSKVSRYAQYGYSAWRFAEGVGYEKRLDLMPAAYAGKAAKKTARLLRFFTIADIHISDKESPAQAIFYGYKGGVSSGYSPVMLYTTHVLDAVVRTVNAIHKQNPLDFGISLGDTCNSTQYNELRWYVDVLDGGAIAPSSGKHAGADTIDYQKPYKAAGLDIPWYQTLGNHDHFWMGFMPPNDYIRQSLVGENIVNLGNLFADPRGLDSRGFYMGAIDGSTPYGDIIGAGPEKDFPTPPKVAAADPDRRSLSKKEWMSEFLKTSSKPVGHGFSQANVDKDFACYSFEPKADLPLKVIVLDDTQRHDESNNPPSLGYGHGSIDEERYVWLVRELEKGQAEGKLMIIAAHIPIGVESGDSMMAWSKDAYVSEGELFAKLHEYPNLIAWIAGHRHINTVTAFTSPDPERPELGFWQVETASLRDFPQQFRTFEIVRNSDNTVSIFVTNVNPTVEDGSPAAISRSYAVGAQQVFNNEMPFLPSGSYNAELVKKLSPEMQAKISNCGTPIRE; this is translated from the coding sequence ATGAAAGGATTATCCAGAAGGACATTCATCAAAACCGGTCTGGCCGGAGCGGCGCTGGTGGCGTGCGGCGCGCTTCTGCCCGGCGCCAAGTGGCTGCTTCACCCGGTGGGGGCCGCGCCGGGTTTCCAGACGACGGTCGAGCGTACGATCGTGCCCGTGCCCGTGCCGGCCACTTCGCCGAAGATTCTGCCGTCAAAGGTCTCCAGATATGCCCAGTATGGCTACAGCGCCTGGCGGTTCGCCGAGGGGGTCGGTTATGAAAAGAGGTTGGACCTCATGCCTGCCGCGTACGCCGGCAAAGCGGCTAAAAAGACGGCCAGGCTTTTGCGGTTTTTTACGATAGCCGATATCCATATCTCCGACAAGGAAAGTCCTGCGCAGGCGATTTTTTATGGTTACAAAGGCGGGGTTTCCTCAGGGTATTCTCCGGTTATGCTGTATACCACCCATGTTCTCGACGCCGTCGTCCGGACGGTCAACGCTATTCATAAGCAAAATCCTCTGGATTTCGGCATTTCCCTGGGCGACACCTGCAACAGCACTCAGTATAACGAACTGCGCTGGTATGTCGATGTTCTCGACGGCGGAGCTATTGCGCCGAGTTCCGGAAAGCATGCCGGCGCCGACACTATCGATTATCAGAAGCCTTACAAGGCGGCTGGGCTTGATATCCCCTGGTATCAGACCCTCGGCAACCACGACCATTTTTGGATGGGGTTCATGCCGCCGAACGATTATATTCGCCAGAGTCTCGTCGGCGAGAATATCGTCAATCTGGGCAATCTCTTTGCCGATCCCCGCGGTCTGGACAGCCGGGGCTTTTACATGGGCGCCATCGATGGCTCGACGCCTTATGGGGACATTATCGGCGCAGGACCTGAAAAGGATTTTCCGACTCCCCCGAAGGTAGCGGCAGCCGATCCAGACCGCCGTTCGCTGTCGAAAAAGGAGTGGATGAGCGAGTTTTTGAAAACATCCTCCAAGCCTGTCGGTCACGGTTTCAGCCAGGCCAATGTGGACAAGGATTTTGCCTGTTATAGCTTCGAACCGAAGGCCGATCTGCCGCTCAAGGTTATCGTGCTCGACGATACCCAAAGGCACGACGAGTCGAACAATCCCCCTTCTCTCGGCTATGGCCACGGCTCTATCGACGAGGAACGTTATGTCTGGCTGGTGCGCGAGCTGGAAAAGGGTCAGGCCGAGGGCAAGCTGATGATTATCGCCGCGCATATCCCGATAGGCGTCGAATCCGGGGATTCCATGATGGCGTGGAGCAAAGACGCTTATGTATCCGAGGGGGAGCTTTTTGCCAAGCTGCATGAATATCCCAATCTCATCGCGTGGATAGCGGGCCACCGTCATATCAATACCGTCACCGCGTTTACATCGCCTGATCCGGAACGCCCCGAACTTGGCTTCTGGCAGGTCGAAACGGCGTCGCTGCGCGATTTCCCCCAGCAGTTCCGCACGTTCGAGATTGTCCGCAACAGCGATAATACGGTTTCGATCTTTGTAACCAACGTTAATCCGACCGTCGAGGACGGCTCGCCGGCAGCGATTTCGCGTTCTTATGCCGTCGGGGCTCAGCAGGTATTCAACAATGAGATGCCGTTTCTCCCTTCCGGCTCGTACAATGCAGAGCTTGTCAAAAAGTTGAGCCCTGAGATGCAGGCGAAGATTAGCAATTGCGGCACACCGATACGCGAGTAA